In Candidatus Methylopumilus universalis, one DNA window encodes the following:
- the thiD gene encoding bifunctional hydroxymethylpyrimidine kinase/phosphomethylpyrimidine kinase, producing MKKNPPCVMTFSATDPTGGAGLQADVLTLASLGCHPLSVTTAITVQDTSGVESMMAFDADWVNDQARTLLEDMEVSAFKLGLLGSVETIAMIAEIVADYPTIPLIIDPVLASGRGDALVTNEMINAMSDLLLSQATLITPNSIEARRLAFKDGDDFGEASLDECAERLLNTGCQLALITGTHEVTTEVINTLYNENGKVKSYNWERLAGSYHGSGCTLASAIAGCMALGSTLEEAIQEGQRFTWQSLKHGYKPGMGQFIPDRLFWAHDDELEYARFIHH from the coding sequence ATGAAAAAAAATCCTCCATGTGTCATGACATTTTCAGCGACCGATCCGACGGGCGGCGCTGGACTTCAGGCTGACGTTTTAACGCTAGCCAGTTTAGGTTGTCATCCTTTGTCTGTCACTACAGCCATTACCGTGCAAGATACTTCAGGCGTTGAAAGCATGATGGCTTTTGATGCGGACTGGGTAAATGATCAAGCACGCACCTTATTAGAGGACATGGAAGTCTCCGCATTTAAATTGGGTTTATTAGGGAGTGTTGAAACGATCGCGATGATTGCAGAAATTGTGGCGGACTATCCCACAATTCCACTCATCATCGATCCTGTATTGGCTTCGGGTCGAGGTGATGCATTAGTCACCAATGAAATGATTAATGCAATGTCAGACTTGTTGCTATCGCAAGCAACACTTATTACACCAAATAGCATTGAAGCAAGACGCTTAGCATTTAAAGATGGTGACGATTTTGGTGAGGCAAGTTTGGATGAATGTGCAGAGCGACTTCTTAATACGGGTTGTCAATTGGCTTTAATTACAGGTACCCATGAAGTGACGACCGAAGTCATTAACACTTTATATAATGAGAACGGCAAAGTGAAAAGTTATAACTGGGAAAGATTAGCAGGGAGTTATCATGGCTCAGGTTGTACTTTGGCTTCAGCAATTGCCGGATGTATGGCATTAGGATCCACCTTAGAAGAGGCGATACAAGAAGGACAGCGCTTTACTTGGCAGTCTTTAAAGCATGGGTATAAGCCTGGCATGGGCCAATTTATTCCAGATCGACTCTTTTGGGCTCATGATGATGAATTGGAATATGCGCGATTCATTCATCATTAA
- a CDS encoding YSC84-related protein encodes MKLKLHFFSFFVLIFISSLVIAASKEEIDAKTQETLQTFYNFSSAGKVLSDKAAGILIFPSIVKAGFFFGGEFGEGALIIDGKVSDYYNTASASFGYQLGVQERSQVILFMDKTTLDKFRSSDGWDAGLNGSIAITTLGAGKDFSIENIKEPIIAFAFSHKGLMGNITLEGTKITKIKK; translated from the coding sequence ATGAAACTTAAATTACATTTTTTTAGTTTCTTTGTACTAATTTTCATTTCTTCATTAGTCATTGCTGCATCAAAAGAAGAAATTGACGCTAAAACTCAGGAAACACTTCAGACTTTTTATAACTTTTCGAGTGCTGGTAAAGTCCTCTCTGATAAAGCCGCTGGTATTTTAATTTTTCCAAGCATTGTGAAAGCTGGTTTCTTTTTTGGTGGTGAATTTGGTGAGGGTGCCTTGATAATTGATGGCAAAGTTTCGGATTATTACAATACAGCCTCTGCATCATTTGGCTATCAATTGGGGGTCCAAGAAAGGTCCCAGGTTATTTTGTTTATGGACAAAACAACGCTAGATAAATTCCGTTCTAGTGATGGATGGGATGCAGGCTTAAATGGCAGTATAGCAATTACAACGCTAGGTGCAGGTAAAGACTTCAGTATTGAAAATATAAAAGAACCGATTATTGCATTTGCATTTTCTCATAAAGGTCTTATGGGCAACATTACGCTCGAAGGCACTAAAATTACAAAAATAAAAAAATAG
- a CDS encoding primosomal protein N': MTDALHILKVALDVPLDRVFDYRTDKPNTQIGQYVVVPFGARKMIGVVVGISDTTAIESKKLKSIIRLDPEVIFDEQSFKLFQFCSQYYHYPLGQTILSAVPSRLKKINTKAMAKKYLYRLTPKAIELGVDQLPSRQTTLKRIVMALIDATLLDEASLRSMSSAWKKSIETLDEMGWIEKEEITLDDKVYIQAPIPSLNDEQKKAFDEISKTNKTFAAWLLYGITGSGKTEVYIRLIEEALKKEHAQVLVLVPEINLTPQLESRFRARFEKYMLVTLHSHLTDNERLTHWRLAKEGQAQIVIGTRLSIFTPMPHLSLIIIDEEHDASFKQQEGLRYHARDVAIFRAKSENIPIVMGTATPSLETWFNATKTKDAKKFGFLKLTSRAVLDSTLPEIKCIDISKSTVTKGFSPYLVEAIRDRLNKKEQSLIFINRRGFAPVLLCSSCQWTGRCHRCSSRLVVHLNQKRLRCHHCGHDEKMPLQCPSCGNTDLYPTGLGTQRVEETIKEFFPEARILRVDRDSTKTKEALNDLFLKMKNREIDILIGTQMLSKGHDFPYLSLVGVLDTDQALYSPDFRASERLFSQLMQVSGRAGRAKTKGEVYIQTAFPNHPIFEALKTHDYENFANELLKERELAELSPFAFLVLLKGEAHQLTHVMQFLNDAMINAQNLSTHVTVYNPVRPMMERLKGMERAQLVLQASSRVALQKLLDEWVPYLRENKLGQKVKWVVDVDPLEF, translated from the coding sequence ATGACTGACGCACTTCATATTCTCAAAGTCGCCCTCGATGTCCCACTCGATCGAGTGTTTGACTATAGGACGGATAAACCCAATACTCAAATTGGACAGTATGTGGTGGTGCCTTTTGGTGCTCGCAAAATGATCGGTGTCGTGGTCGGTATTTCTGATACGACAGCCATTGAATCTAAAAAATTAAAGTCTATTATCCGTTTAGATCCTGAAGTGATTTTTGATGAGCAAAGCTTTAAGCTTTTTCAATTCTGCAGTCAGTATTATCATTATCCCTTAGGGCAAACCATTTTGTCCGCCGTGCCATCTAGATTAAAAAAGATAAATACAAAGGCGATGGCGAAAAAATATCTATATCGTTTAACGCCCAAGGCTATAGAGCTAGGGGTCGATCAATTACCATCTCGACAAACGACTTTAAAACGCATTGTGATGGCCTTAATTGATGCGACGCTTCTTGATGAAGCGAGTCTTCGTTCTATGAGTAGCGCTTGGAAAAAATCAATCGAAACGTTGGATGAGATGGGTTGGATTGAAAAAGAAGAGATCACCTTAGACGATAAAGTCTATATACAAGCGCCTATTCCATCATTGAATGATGAACAAAAAAAAGCATTCGATGAAATTTCAAAAACAAATAAAACTTTTGCAGCTTGGTTGCTTTATGGCATTACAGGAAGCGGCAAAACCGAAGTCTATATTCGTTTAATTGAAGAAGCGTTAAAAAAAGAACATGCACAAGTGCTGGTGCTCGTCCCTGAAATTAATTTAACACCGCAACTTGAGAGTCGTTTTAGAGCGCGTTTTGAAAAATATATGCTTGTGACGCTGCATAGTCACTTAACAGATAACGAACGTTTAACTCATTGGCGACTTGCTAAAGAGGGCCAGGCTCAAATTGTGATTGGGACACGTTTAAGTATTTTTACACCCATGCCACATTTATCTCTTATCATCATTGATGAAGAACACGATGCATCCTTTAAGCAACAAGAAGGTTTACGTTATCACGCAAGGGATGTCGCAATCTTTAGGGCAAAATCAGAAAATATTCCCATTGTGATGGGTACTGCAACGCCATCCCTAGAAACTTGGTTTAATGCGACCAAAACCAAAGACGCCAAAAAATTCGGCTTTTTAAAATTAACTTCGCGTGCGGTTCTAGATTCAACACTCCCTGAAATTAAGTGTATTGATATTTCGAAGTCGACGGTCACAAAAGGTTTCTCACCTTATCTTGTTGAGGCGATTCGTGATCGTTTAAACAAAAAAGAACAGAGCCTTATTTTTATTAATCGGCGAGGCTTCGCACCGGTTCTTTTATGCTCATCATGTCAGTGGACAGGCCGTTGCCATCGTTGCAGCAGCCGCTTAGTGGTGCATTTAAATCAAAAACGATTACGTTGTCACCATTGTGGCCATGATGAAAAAATGCCACTGCAATGCCCGTCATGCGGCAATACTGATCTTTATCCAACCGGATTAGGTACGCAGCGCGTTGAAGAAACAATAAAAGAATTTTTTCCTGAAGCACGCATTTTAAGAGTAGATCGAGACTCCACAAAAACAAAAGAAGCGCTCAACGATTTATTTTTAAAAATGAAAAATCGTGAGATTGATATTTTGATTGGCACTCAAATGCTATCTAAAGGTCACGACTTTCCATATTTAAGTTTAGTTGGTGTATTGGATACGGATCAGGCTTTATATAGTCCCGACTTTAGAGCGAGTGAGCGTTTGTTTTCACAATTGATGCAAGTAAGCGGCCGTGCAGGACGCGCAAAGACAAAAGGCGAAGTTTATATACAAACTGCATTTCCAAATCACCCCATATTTGAAGCATTAAAAACACATGATTATGAAAATTTTGCGAATGAGCTTTTAAAAGAAAGAGAATTAGCAGAGCTAAGTCCTTTTGCATTTCTCGTTCTTCTAAAGGGAGAGGCGCATCAATTGACGCATGTGATGCAATTCCTCAATGATGCCATGATCAATGCACAAAATTTAAGTACCCATGTGACTGTTTATAATCCAGTGCGACCTATGATGGAAAGATTAAAGGGCATGGAGCGGGCTCAATTAGTCTTACAAGCAAGTTCTCGCGTTGCATTACAAAAATTGCTTGACGAATGGGTGCCTTATTTACGTGAGAACAAATTAGGTCAGAAAGTAAAATGGGTCGTTGATGTTGACCCATTGGAATTTTAA
- the argS gene encoding arginine--tRNA ligase: MKSHLLQLLLPVAQSIYPEILANSIQLDRPKSIEHGDFSSNLAMALAKSLKKNPRELAALIIEKLPASPLIEKVEIAGAGFINFYLSHKARTFIIHEILKSPDSFGQNTSGHNEKGESQKVQIEFVSANPTGPLHVGHGRGAAIGDSLARLLKFNGWDVTREFYYNDAGAQIDNLTKSVHARCHNMDPSDPAFPEDGYRGEYIVEIANAFLSKSSIECEGKMIHASGLMDDLESIRQFSVAYLRHEQDQDLNAFQIKFDVFTLESSFYQNGHIEKVVASLIKNGFTYEEDNALWLKTTEFGDDKNRVMKKSDGSYTYFIPDVAYHFNKWERGFKRVINEQGSDHHSTITRVRAGLQALKAGIPETYPEYVLHQMITVMKGGEEVKLSKRAGNYVTLRDLIDEVGCDATRYFLVARKPDSQLVFDIDLAKTQNSDNPVYYIQYAHARIAGVLRQWGGDINQLNHVNIDDLKSTQELILIKRLNEFPEIVLHAGVELAPHTIATYLKDCAADLHSYYNDTKFLVENENEKLARLSLIRATQIVLKNGLYLLGVNAPENM, from the coding sequence GTGAAATCACATCTTCTACAATTATTGTTGCCCGTCGCACAATCGATATATCCTGAGATTTTAGCGAATTCTATTCAATTAGATCGTCCTAAATCGATCGAACATGGAGATTTTTCAAGCAACTTGGCGATGGCGCTCGCAAAGAGTTTGAAAAAAAATCCGCGTGAATTAGCAGCCCTCATTATTGAAAAGCTACCCGCCTCACCTTTAATTGAAAAAGTTGAAATTGCCGGTGCAGGTTTTATAAATTTCTATTTAAGTCATAAAGCACGTACCTTCATTATCCATGAGATTTTAAAAAGTCCGGATAGCTTCGGACAAAATACTTCGGGGCACAATGAAAAAGGTGAGTCGCAAAAAGTCCAAATTGAGTTTGTATCAGCCAATCCCACAGGCCCGCTTCATGTAGGCCATGGTCGAGGGGCTGCCATTGGGGACTCATTGGCTAGACTTCTAAAATTTAATGGCTGGGATGTGACGCGCGAATTTTATTATAACGATGCGGGTGCGCAAATTGATAATCTTACAAAATCAGTGCATGCCAGGTGTCACAATATGGATCCCTCGGATCCTGCATTTCCTGAAGATGGTTATCGAGGTGAATATATTGTCGAAATAGCCAATGCTTTTTTGAGCAAAAGTAGCATTGAATGTGAAGGTAAAATGATCCATGCGTCTGGCCTAATGGACGACTTAGAATCTATTCGACAATTCAGTGTCGCTTATTTAAGACATGAACAAGATCAAGATTTAAATGCATTCCAAATTAAGTTTGATGTGTTCACTTTAGAATCTTCTTTCTACCAAAATGGGCACATTGAAAAAGTAGTCGCGTCTCTCATCAAAAATGGTTTTACCTATGAAGAAGACAATGCGCTTTGGTTAAAAACGACAGAGTTTGGTGATGACAAAAATCGTGTTATGAAAAAGTCTGATGGGAGCTACACCTATTTTATTCCTGATGTGGCTTATCACTTCAATAAATGGGAACGTGGATTTAAACGCGTCATCAATGAACAAGGTTCAGACCACCACAGCACAATTACTAGGGTCAGAGCAGGGCTTCAAGCTTTAAAAGCTGGCATTCCTGAAACTTATCCTGAGTATGTGTTGCATCAAATGATCACAGTCATGAAGGGCGGGGAAGAAGTTAAGCTTTCTAAGCGCGCAGGAAATTATGTCACATTGCGCGATTTGATTGATGAAGTCGGTTGCGATGCCACACGCTACTTCTTAGTTGCTCGTAAACCTGATTCACAACTCGTCTTTGATATTGATTTAGCTAAAACACAAAATTCGGATAACCCTGTCTATTACATTCAATATGCGCATGCCCGTATTGCAGGCGTTTTAAGACAATGGGGTGGAGATATCAATCAATTAAATCACGTTAATATTGATGATCTTAAATCGACACAAGAACTGATCCTTATTAAACGCTTAAACGAATTTCCAGAAATAGTTTTACATGCCGGTGTTGAATTAGCACCACATACGATTGCAACTTATTTAAAAGACTGTGCGGCCGATCTTCATAGCTATTATAATGACACTAAGTTTTTGGTTGAGAATGAAAATGAAAAGTTAGCGCGCTTAAGTCTCATCCGTGCCACACAAATTGTATTAAAAAATGGTCTATATCTTCTCGGTGTCAACGCTCCGGAAAATATGTAG
- a CDS encoding SPOR domain-containing protein gives MEKGKSGSSFMNGLFMGILVGIGLSIGITVFITNGKSPYASKDTNGACIEIQGAKPEGENSADNAIQDQPTKFDFYNILPNNDKDISDREATQALKNPASIPQKEVYFYQVGSFNTDKDADNTKAKLALLGFEAVVLTAPSQNNEVVHKVRVGPLTDDAQIMKTKNDLVKNGFKPILVRATLNNTNTNN, from the coding sequence ATGGAAAAAGGTAAATCAGGTAGCTCTTTTATGAACGGCCTTTTTATGGGCATTCTTGTAGGTATTGGCTTATCTATTGGTATTACCGTTTTTATTACTAATGGTAAAAGTCCTTATGCAAGTAAAGATACGAACGGAGCCTGTATTGAAATTCAGGGCGCTAAACCTGAGGGAGAAAACTCAGCAGATAATGCTATCCAAGATCAACCGACTAAATTTGATTTTTATAATATCCTGCCTAATAACGATAAAGATATCTCAGATCGAGAAGCAACACAGGCTTTAAAAAATCCAGCTAGCATTCCACAAAAAGAAGTGTACTTTTATCAAGTAGGTTCATTTAATACAGATAAAGACGCTGATAATACGAAAGCAAAATTGGCACTTTTAGGATTTGAAGCGGTCGTACTTACAGCGCCTTCACAAAATAATGAAGTAGTCCATAAAGTACGAGTAGGTCCTTTGACAGATGATGCACAAATTATGAAAACAAAAAACGATCTCGTTAAAAATGGCTTTAAACCTATTTTAGTGAGGGCAACACTTAACAATACGAATACAAATAATTAA